Proteins encoded in a region of the Sulfurimonas marina genome:
- the hisF gene encoding imidazole glycerol phosphate synthase subunit HisF has product MNYFAKRIIPCLDVKDGRVVKGVNFVGLKDAGDPVEVARRYNEEGADEITFLDITASSDNRDTIVDIVAEVAREIFIPLTVGGGIRKLDDIYKLLNVGCDKVSVNSAAIKRPELIDEGAKRFGSQCIVTAIDVKKTGDRYNVYLNGGRVDTGIDAIEWAKEAVERGSGEILLTSMDADGTKAGFELNITQAISEAVNVPVIASGGAGTMEHIKDAFNAGADAALAASIFHYKEIDIMDLKHYLHENNIPVRL; this is encoded by the coding sequence ATGAATTATTTTGCTAAAAGAATTATCCCTTGTCTGGATGTAAAAGATGGTCGTGTTGTTAAAGGTGTAAACTTTGTAGGTTTAAAAGATGCCGGTGATCCTGTAGAGGTTGCTCGCCGTTATAATGAAGAGGGTGCTGATGAGATCACATTTTTAGATATTACAGCTTCTTCAGATAACAGAGATACAATCGTGGATATTGTAGCAGAGGTAGCCCGTGAGATCTTTATCCCTTTAACTGTCGGCGGTGGGATCCGTAAACTTGACGACATCTACAAACTTTTAAATGTAGGATGTGACAAAGTAAGTGTAAACTCAGCTGCTATCAAACGTCCTGAACTGATCGATGAAGGTGCAAAAAGATTTGGTAGTCAATGTATAGTTACTGCAATAGACGTAAAAAAAACTGGAGACAGATATAATGTTTACCTAAACGGGGGCAGAGTAGATACAGGAATCGATGCAATTGAATGGGCTAAAGAAGCTGTAGAGCGTGGAAGTGGAGAGATTCTCCTTACATCTATGGATGCTGACGGTACAAAAGCGGGTTTTGAGCTTAACATTACTCAAGCTATCTCTGAAGCTGTAAACGTACCTGTTATTGCAAGTGGCGGAGCAGGGACTATGGAGCATATAAAAGATGCATTCAATGCAGGAGCAGATGCTGCACTTGCTGCTAGTATCTTCCACTATAAAGAGATCGATATAATGGATCTCAAACATTATTTACATGAGAATAACATTCCAGTAAGGTTGTAA
- a CDS encoding purine-nucleoside phosphorylase codes for MIICAGNNETFDFATPMGVGLIETAMNLTRLCLFDKPEFLLFIGTAGSYGDAEIFDIVESKTAANIELAFLDNCAYTPLDNVVSTNTQEVKDVIVNSSNYISTCKEKTAKFLKYGIGIENMEFFSVLQIAKEFNIPAGGVFCVTNYTDENAHNDFIKNHEKAKKLLEEHTSKRIKELTKR; via the coding sequence ATGATAATATGCGCCGGTAATAACGAGACTTTCGATTTTGCTACACCTATGGGAGTAGGGCTTATCGAAACGGCTATGAATCTTACAAGACTCTGTTTGTTTGATAAACCTGAATTTTTACTCTTTATAGGAACTGCAGGAAGCTATGGAGATGCTGAGATCTTTGATATTGTAGAGAGTAAAACCGCTGCAAATATTGAACTGGCATTTTTAGATAACTGTGCCTATACACCACTTGATAATGTAGTTTCAACTAACACACAAGAGGTAAAAGATGTTATCGTAAACAGTTCAAACTACATTAGTACGTGTAAAGAGAAAACTGCTAAATTTTTAAAATACGGCATCGGTATTGAAAACATGGAGTTTTTCTCTGTACTTCAAATAGCAAAAGAGTTTAATATTCCTGCAGGCGGTGTTTTTTGTGTAACAAACTATACTGACGAAAATGCTCATAACGACTTTATAAAAAACCATGAAAAAGCGAAAAAACTTTTAGAAGAACATACTTCTAAACGCATCAAGGAACTAACAAAAAGATGA
- a CDS encoding NAD(P)H-dependent oxidoreductase, translating to MNIKETLLEAYNFRHACKLFDHTKKITDEDFNFILETARLSPTSFGMEGVRLTVITNDDLKKELKPFCWNQNQIDSCSHLVVFKTKTKELKPYSEWTKAKFAERGLPQEAQDKYMEVYANFHKSLKSDDIYEWGTRQAYILFSSIITSAALLKIDSCPIEGFEKENLEKVLKINADEEEVSLVCAFGYREHEQPTKHRLPLEEICEYIK from the coding sequence ATGAATATTAAAGAGACACTTTTAGAGGCATACAATTTTCGCCATGCTTGTAAACTATTTGATCATACTAAAAAGATAACAGATGAAGATTTTAACTTTATTCTAGAAACTGCAAGACTCTCTCCAACATCTTTTGGAATGGAGGGCGTAAGACTAACAGTTATTACTAACGATGATTTAAAAAAAGAGCTCAAACCATTTTGCTGGAACCAAAACCAGATCGACTCATGTTCACACTTGGTTGTATTCAAAACAAAAACTAAAGAGCTTAAACCATATAGTGAGTGGACAAAAGCAAAATTTGCCGAGAGAGGATTACCTCAAGAAGCACAAGACAAATATATGGAAGTGTATGCAAACTTTCACAAATCACTTAAATCTGATGATATTTATGAATGGGGAACAAGACAAGCCTATATTCTCTTTAGTTCTATAATCACATCAGCTGCACTTTTGAAAATAGACTCATGCCCGATCGAAGGATTCGAGAAAGAGAACCTTGAAAAAGTTTTAAAGATTAATGCAGATGAAGAGGAAGTCTCTTTAGTATGTGCCTTTGGATACAGAGAACATGAACAGCCGACAAAACACAGACTTCCATTAGAAGAGATTTGCGAGTATATTAAATGA